The following coding sequences lie in one Lysobacter capsici genomic window:
- the dnaE gene encoding DNA polymerase III subunit alpha, with protein MSAPFVHLHLHSEYSLADSTIRIGDLVKRCVALGQPAVALTDFDNLFAAVKFYKTCEGAGIKPIIGADVHLADGNEAASRLTLLCRDRGGYLTLSRLLSRAWMEGHRTEGVVLRPEWLREDNAGLFCLAGRHSLGGRLAATNRHELAHAWLVDWQGVFGDRLHLEITRTQRDGEELFNAFAIQAAGKRGLPLIASNDARFLDAEGFEAHEARVCIASGRVLDDPKRPRDYSAEQYLKSSEEMRELFADVPDAIDNALALATRCNVELKLGEYALPDFPVPDDHTIESWLRAQSREGLIKRLEKNPIAPGKTRQIYDERLETELDVIIKMGFPGYFLIVADFINWAKDHEIPVGPGRGSGAGSLVAWALGITDLDPLPYDLLFERFLNPERVSMPDFDIDFCMDRRDEVIDYVARKYGRDRVSQIITYGTMAAKAVVRDAGRVLGHPYGFVDGIAKLIPLTLGISLDDALGESEAATKNPELASSELIARYRSEDDVRDLLDLARELEDLTRNAGKHAGGVVIAPSPLSDFCPLFAEHDGEGRGKSPVTQFDKDDVEAVGLVKFDFLGLRTLTIIDWAVRAINKRRAKEGHEPLDITALELTDKPTYELFARGDTVAVFQFESRGMRELLKRAKPDTFEDIIALAALFRPGPLGSGMDKDWVDRKHGNAEVTYPHDSLEPVLGPTYGVIVYQEQVMQIAQVLAGYSLGGADMLRRAMGKKKPEEMAKERAKFEAGCAERNIPAKQASPIFDLMEKFAEYGFNKSHSAAYALVAYQTGWLKRHYPAEFMSATCSSDMDNTDKVVNFLDEARVMGLTVLPPHVNESDYMFEAIDATTIRYGIGAVKGVGRGVCEAIVDARRAGPFVDLLDFCKRVDTGKLNRRAMEALTHAGALDGLGPNRASLMLQLPEVLKVTDQLAKERAAGQVSLFGGFETAAPALHLDLPQANEWPLSQILHGERETLGHYLSGHPFDPYRDELRGLVGMDLGELETIWEKRPESARSGWRPELDMIVAGQVVGLRKKGDSQMFVQIEDGRGRLECAFFSETYSEFASMLARDRLLVIQGGLREDAFSGGFALRAARCWDYAQICAKHAQRLALRLDLRVPGTWQRVDALLAKQRPGPTPIRLDLLRQGAAGMLDLNGPQSVRVDADLVGLLRSQPGVKAVRLTLGKPWAN; from the coding sequence ATGTCCGCTCCATTCGTTCATCTCCACCTGCACAGCGAGTACTCGCTGGCCGACTCGACGATCCGCATCGGCGATCTGGTCAAACGCTGCGTCGCGCTCGGCCAGCCGGCCGTCGCGCTGACCGACTTCGACAACCTGTTCGCCGCGGTCAAGTTCTACAAGACCTGCGAAGGCGCCGGGATCAAGCCGATCATCGGCGCCGACGTGCATCTGGCCGACGGCAACGAAGCCGCCTCGCGCCTGACCCTGCTGTGCCGCGATCGCGGCGGCTACCTGACCCTGTCGCGCCTGCTCAGCCGCGCCTGGATGGAAGGCCACCGCACCGAAGGCGTGGTGCTGCGGCCGGAATGGCTGCGCGAGGACAACGCCGGCCTGTTCTGCCTGGCGGGCCGCCACAGCCTCGGCGGACGCCTGGCCGCGACCAACCGCCACGAACTCGCCCACGCCTGGCTGGTCGACTGGCAGGGCGTGTTCGGCGACCGCCTGCATCTGGAAATCACCCGCACCCAGCGCGACGGCGAGGAACTGTTCAACGCCTTCGCCATCCAGGCCGCCGGCAAGCGCGGCCTGCCGCTGATCGCCAGCAACGACGCGCGCTTCCTCGACGCCGAAGGCTTCGAGGCGCACGAGGCGCGCGTGTGCATCGCTTCGGGCCGCGTGCTCGACGATCCCAAGCGCCCGCGCGACTACAGCGCCGAGCAATACCTCAAGTCCAGCGAGGAAATGCGCGAGCTGTTCGCCGACGTGCCCGACGCGATCGACAACGCGCTGGCGCTGGCGACGCGCTGCAACGTCGAGCTCAAACTCGGCGAATACGCGCTGCCGGATTTCCCGGTGCCCGACGATCACACCATCGAGTCGTGGCTGCGCGCGCAATCGCGCGAGGGCCTGATCAAGCGGCTGGAAAAAAATCCGATCGCGCCGGGCAAGACCCGGCAGATCTACGACGAGCGCCTGGAAACCGAACTCGACGTCATCATCAAGATGGGGTTCCCCGGTTACTTCCTGATCGTCGCGGACTTCATCAACTGGGCCAAGGATCACGAGATCCCGGTCGGCCCGGGCCGCGGTTCGGGCGCCGGTTCGCTGGTGGCCTGGGCGCTGGGCATCACCGATCTGGACCCGTTGCCGTACGACCTGCTGTTCGAGCGATTCCTCAATCCCGAACGCGTGTCGATGCCCGACTTCGACATCGACTTCTGCATGGACCGCCGCGACGAAGTCATCGACTACGTCGCGCGCAAGTACGGCCGCGACCGCGTCTCGCAGATCATCACCTACGGCACCATGGCGGCCAAGGCGGTGGTGCGCGACGCCGGCCGCGTGCTCGGCCATCCCTACGGTTTCGTCGACGGCATCGCCAAGCTGATCCCGCTGACCCTGGGCATCTCGCTCGACGACGCGCTCGGCGAATCCGAGGCGGCGACCAAGAACCCGGAACTCGCGTCCAGCGAACTGATCGCGCGCTATCGCAGCGAAGACGATGTGCGCGACCTGCTCGATCTGGCGCGCGAACTCGAAGACCTGACCCGCAACGCCGGCAAGCACGCCGGCGGCGTGGTGATCGCGCCGAGCCCGCTGTCGGACTTCTGCCCGCTGTTCGCCGAACACGACGGCGAAGGCCGCGGCAAAAGTCCCGTCACGCAATTCGACAAGGACGACGTCGAAGCCGTCGGCCTGGTCAAGTTCGACTTCCTCGGCCTGCGCACGCTCACGATCATCGATTGGGCCGTGCGCGCGATCAACAAGCGCCGCGCCAAGGAAGGGCACGAACCGCTCGACATCACCGCGCTGGAGCTGACCGACAAGCCCACCTACGAACTGTTCGCGCGCGGCGACACGGTCGCGGTGTTCCAGTTCGAATCGCGCGGCATGCGCGAGCTGCTCAAGCGCGCCAAGCCCGACACCTTCGAAGACATCATCGCGCTGGCCGCGTTGTTCCGTCCCGGCCCGCTGGGCTCGGGGATGGACAAGGACTGGGTCGACCGCAAGCACGGCAATGCCGAGGTCACCTATCCGCACGACTCGCTCGAGCCGGTGCTGGGGCCGACCTACGGCGTGATCGTGTACCAGGAACAGGTGATGCAGATCGCCCAGGTCCTGGCCGGCTATTCGCTCGGCGGCGCGGACATGCTGCGCCGCGCGATGGGCAAGAAGAAGCCCGAAGAAATGGCGAAGGAGCGCGCCAAGTTCGAGGCCGGCTGCGCCGAGCGCAACATCCCGGCCAAGCAGGCCAGCCCGATCTTCGACTTGATGGAGAAGTTCGCCGAGTACGGCTTCAACAAGTCGCACTCGGCCGCGTATGCGCTGGTCGCGTACCAAACGGGCTGGCTGAAGCGTCACTATCCCGCCGAATTCATGTCCGCGACGTGTTCGTCGGACATGGACAACACCGACAAGGTGGTCAACTTCCTCGACGAAGCGCGGGTCATGGGCCTCACGGTCCTGCCGCCGCACGTCAACGAATCGGACTACATGTTCGAGGCGATCGACGCCACCACCATCCGTTACGGCATCGGCGCGGTGAAGGGCGTCGGCCGCGGCGTGTGCGAGGCGATCGTCGATGCGCGCCGCGCCGGTCCGTTCGTGGACTTGCTGGATTTCTGCAAGCGCGTGGACACCGGCAAGCTCAATCGCCGGGCGATGGAAGCGTTGACTCACGCAGGCGCGCTCGACGGCCTGGGGCCGAACCGCGCCAGCCTGATGCTGCAGTTGCCCGAAGTGCTCAAGGTCACCGACCAGTTGGCCAAGGAACGCGCCGCCGGCCAGGTCTCGCTGTTCGGCGGTTTCGAAACCGCCGCGCCGGCGCTGCACCTGGACCTGCCGCAAGCCAACGAATGGCCGCTGAGCCAGATCCTGCACGGCGAGCGCGAGACCCTGGGCCACTACCTCAGCGGCCATCCCTTCGATCCGTATCGCGACGAATTGCGCGGGCTGGTCGGCATGGACCTGGGCGAACTCGAAACGATCTGGGAAAAGCGTCCGGAAAGCGCGCGCAGCGGCTGGCGTCCGGAACTCGACATGATCGTCGCCGGCCAGGTCGTCGGCCTGCGCAAGAAGGGCGACAGCCAGATGTTCGTGCAGATCGAGGACGGCCGCGGCCGCCTGGAGTGCGCGTTCTTCTCCGAGACCTACAGCGAATTCGCCTCGATGCTGGCGCGCGACCGCCTGTTGGTGATCCAGGGCGGCCTGCGCGAGGACGCCTTCAGCGGCGGCTTCGCCCTGCGCGCGGCGCGCTGCTGGGACTACGCGCAGATCTGCGCCAAGCACGCGCAACGCCTGGCCCTGCGCCTGGACCTGCGCGTGCCGGGCACCTGGCAACGCGTGGACGCGCTGCTGGCCAAACAGCGCCCCGGCCCGACCCCGATCCGCCTGGACCTGCTGCGCCAGGGCGCGGCCGGCATGCTCGACCTCAACGGCCCGCAGTCGGTGCGTGTGGACGCGGACCTGGTCGGACTGCTGCGGTCGCAGCCTGGGGTGAAGGCGGTGCGGTTGACCTTGGGCAAGCCCTGGGCGAATTGA
- a CDS encoding acetyl-CoA carboxylase carboxyltransferase subunit alpha has product MNPNYLDFEQPIADLEAKIQELRHASSGPAVDIDAEIHALQDKLRLRTAQIFRDLSSWQISQLARHPARPYTLDYIRVMCDEFQELAGDRAFADDKAIVGGLGRIAGRSVVIVGHQKGRDTKSKIKRNFGMPRPEGYRKALRLMKLAERFGLPLITFIDTAGAWPGIDAEERGQSEAIARNLLEMAELKIPVICTVIGEGGSGGALAIGVGDRTLMLEYSTYSVITPEGCASILWKTAEKAKDAAEQLGLTAKRLHELGLIDKIVREPIGGAHRNPKQMATRLKAVLLNEIDALENVPVNELLQRRYERLRGYGAYEAA; this is encoded by the coding sequence ATGAATCCGAATTACCTCGACTTCGAGCAGCCCATCGCCGACCTGGAAGCCAAGATCCAGGAGCTGCGCCACGCCAGCAGCGGCCCGGCCGTCGACATCGACGCCGAAATCCACGCCCTGCAGGACAAGCTGCGCCTGCGCACCGCGCAGATTTTCCGTGACCTCTCGTCCTGGCAGATTTCGCAGTTGGCGCGCCATCCGGCCCGTCCCTACACCCTCGATTACATCCGGGTGATGTGCGACGAGTTCCAGGAACTGGCCGGCGACCGCGCCTTCGCCGACGACAAAGCCATCGTCGGCGGCCTGGGCCGCATCGCCGGTCGCAGCGTGGTCATCGTCGGCCACCAGAAGGGCCGCGACACCAAGAGCAAGATCAAGCGCAACTTCGGCATGCCGCGTCCGGAGGGCTACCGCAAGGCGCTGCGCCTGATGAAGCTGGCCGAGCGCTTCGGCCTGCCGCTGATCACCTTCATCGACACCGCCGGCGCTTGGCCCGGCATCGACGCCGAGGAACGCGGCCAGTCCGAGGCGATCGCGCGCAACCTGCTGGAAATGGCCGAGCTGAAGATCCCGGTGATCTGCACCGTGATCGGCGAAGGCGGTTCCGGCGGCGCGCTGGCGATCGGCGTCGGCGATCGCACCTTGATGCTCGAGTACAGCACCTACTCGGTGATCACGCCCGAAGGCTGCGCCTCGATCCTGTGGAAGACCGCCGAGAAGGCCAAGGACGCGGCCGAACAGCTCGGCCTGACCGCCAAGCGCCTGCACGAGCTGGGCCTGATCGACAAGATCGTGCGCGAACCGATCGGCGGCGCGCATCGCAACCCGAAGCAGATGGCCACGCGCTTGAAGGCGGTGTTGCTCAACGAGATCGACGCGCTGGAGAACGTGCCGGTCAACGAACTGCTGCAACGGCGTTATGAGCGGTTGCGCGGTTACGGCGCGTACGAAGCCGCCTGA